The Campylobacter sp. CN_NE2 genome contains a region encoding:
- a CDS encoding sodium-dependent transporter: MNEKFTKIGFILAVAGSAVGLGNAWKFPTLVGENGGSAFILLYLLLTMLCSFVIFLGEIVIGRLGECDAVSAYEKLAPSNKKLWRNAGFFMISALLIYSFYSVVMGWILKYTITSAFALPSSIEQSGAAFGNLLSQEIFVSIICYTIASIFCFYIISKGVKNGIEKLNLWMMPTLFVLILFMAFYSAVASNAGFVQSLKFLLVPDFSALSSDSVLKALGLAFFTLSLGVTTIITYAASLPPKTNILTSSLSIVFINVLIGVFMGLTVFTYIFEFGADPSQQGPGLIFVSLTVLFGKLGIIGNILAFCFFLSLLFAAITSAVSMIEPSVFYLVNSKNFSRKKACFAIFIFTYILGIFCILGYYGATADIFNFFGKSFFDLLDFVTSNILLPIGGIVVAIFVGFVIKKEPVKELLVPYMGEFGYKIWHNVLLRFVAPLFVIIILLDQFGIKILG, encoded by the coding sequence ATGAACGAGAAATTTACTAAAATCGGCTTTATCTTAGCCGTCGCAGGAAGCGCGGTAGGTCTTGGAAATGCGTGGAAATTTCCAACTCTTGTAGGCGAAAACGGCGGAAGTGCCTTTATTTTGCTTTATCTGCTTTTGACGATGCTTTGCAGTTTTGTCATTTTTTTGGGCGAAATCGTCATCGGTCGCCTTGGCGAGTGCGATGCCGTTAGTGCGTATGAAAAACTAGCACCTAGCAATAAAAAATTGTGGAGAAATGCCGGATTTTTTATGATTAGCGCGTTGCTGATTTATTCATTTTACAGCGTTGTTATGGGTTGGATTTTAAAATACACGATTACAAGTGCGTTTGCTTTGCCAAGTTCGATAGAACAAAGCGGTGCGGCGTTTGGGAATTTGCTTTCGCAAGAGATATTTGTAAGCATAATTTGCTACACAATCGCTTCTATTTTTTGCTTTTATATCATTTCAAAGGGCGTTAAAAACGGCATAGAAAAGCTAAATTTATGGATGATGCCAACGCTTTTCGTTTTGATTTTATTTATGGCGTTTTACTCGGCAGTGGCGTCAAATGCAGGTTTCGTGCAAAGCTTGAAATTTCTTTTAGTGCCTGATTTTAGCGCACTTAGCAGCGATAGCGTTTTAAAGGCTCTTGGATTAGCGTTTTTTACTCTTTCTTTGGGCGTTACGACCATCATCACTTACGCAGCAAGTCTTCCGCCAAAAACAAACATTTTAACTTCGAGCCTAAGTATCGTTTTTATAAATGTTTTAATCGGCGTTTTTATGGGACTAACCGTTTTTACATATATTTTCGAATTTGGCGCAGACCCTAGCCAACAAGGTCCGGGGCTGATTTTCGTTTCACTTACCGTGCTTTTTGGTAAGCTTGGCATTATCGGCAATATTTTAGCGTTTTGTTTTTTCTTGTCGCTTCTTTTTGCGGCGATTACATCGGCTGTATCGATGATAGAACCAAGCGTTTTTTATCTTGTAAATTCAAAAAATTTCTCACGCAAAAAGGCGTGTTTTGCGATTTTTATTTTCACTTATATTTTGGGAATTTTTTGCATTTTAGGATACTATGGCGCGACGGCTGATATTTTCAACTTTTTTGGCAAGAGCTTTTTTGATCTGCTTGATTTTGTTACTTCAAATATTTTATTGCCGATAGGCGGAATCGTTGTTGCGATTTTTGTCGGTTTTGTGATAAAAAAAGAGCCTGTAAAAGAGCTTTTGGTGCCGTATATGGGCGAATTTGGATATAAAATTTGGCACAATGTGCTTTTAAGATTTGTTGCACCGCTTTTTGTGATAATAATTTTGCTTGATCAGTTTGGCATAAAAATTTTAGGCTAA